Proteins from one Belonocnema kinseyi isolate 2016_QV_RU_SX_M_011 chromosome 8, B_treatae_v1, whole genome shotgun sequence genomic window:
- the LOC117178586 gene encoding uncharacterized protein LOC117178586, giving the protein MILARSTKQAQIRVAYVTGLVNNWLEEHGLSLAASKTEVVVLTRQRHYWGLVRFEIAGETVVAVPAARYLGVYVDRKLTHWSHIRKAADKASLIVAKLSRLMPNIKGPRESKRKTLMSVAHSIMLYGSEIWADALKVQKYSKRMVSVQRRCALRITSAYRTVSAPAAMVVAGVIPIFLLPMERKRVYE; this is encoded by the coding sequence ATGATATTGGCCAGGAGTACAAAGCAAGCTCAAATAAGAGTAGCATATGTTACCGGTCTCGTTAACAATTGGCTGGAAGAACATGGTCTTTCACTAGCTGCCAGTAAGACGGAAGTTGTGGTCTTGACTAGACAGAGGCATTATTGGGGTCTAGTAAGGTTTGAGATAGCAGGAGAAACTGTTGTGGCTGTGCCAGCGGCCCGATATCTAGGAGTGTATGTCGACAGGAAGCTTACGCACTGGTCACATATTCGGAAAGCAGCCGACAAAGCCAGCCTAATCGTAGCGAAGCTTTCCAGGCTAATGCCTAACATTAAAGGCCCCAGAGAAAGCAAGAGGAAAACTCTAATGAGTGTAGCTCATTCAATTATGTTGTATGGTTCGGAGATTTGGGCTGACGCCCTGAAGGTACAAAAGTATAGCAAACGAATGGTTTCGGTGCAGCGACGTTGTGCTTTGCGTATAACAAGTGCGTATCGCACTGTTTCAGCTCCGGCAGCAATGGTTGTGGCAGGTGTCATACCAATCTTCCTTCTTCCCATGGAGAGGAAAAGAGTGTATGAGTGA